In a genomic window of Vidua chalybeata isolate OUT-0048 chromosome 30, bVidCha1 merged haplotype, whole genome shotgun sequence:
- the KRT80 gene encoding keratin, type II cytoskeletal 80 — MTNPSSAFCSGSLCSGEAAGRMSRGGAAGSPSPERRSPDGGASDSRGSVASDGCGSLGSLRCSPYSPFSVEGRLPPPVRLDIDTEFQAVRQQEKEDIKVLNNQFVTLIEKVQSLEQQNKILTTRWNFLKDQDNSHSDSDIKAIYEQYVSKMNQEMKALNYEQENLESELAKVLSTMDTFRSKYEDEIRLCSGMEFTFMELKKDLDVSTLHRTELEVKLKGLQELLELKKTIYEQELEALLTEIKDISVVLGIDSCSRPDLGRIVEDVRAQYEALALRSWEEAEALTRRKLTDGSSQCSSFGGHLLDSRREIADLNIRIQKLRSCIVSQKSQCLYLEEHIREAGEQGEGTLRDAKAKVAGLEEALQRSREHMAHLVREYQELMNIKLALDVEILTYRKLVEGEENSMEQPIPTVISAVRSRPKPLSASTLRNSRLFARGSGATEPSGRAQDVPGTADPGTRPKCSSGAPGECS; from the exons ATGACcaaccccagctctgccttctgcagCGGCTCGCTGTGCtccggggaggcggcggggagGATGAGCCGCGGCGGAGCCGCCGGGAGCCCGTCCCCGGAGCGCCGCAGCCCCGACGGCGGGGCCAGCGACAGCCGCGGCTCGGTGGCCAGCGATGGCTGcggctccctgggcagcctgcgCTGCTCGCCCTACTCGCCGTTCTCCGTGGAGGGGAGGCTGCCGCCCCCCGTGCGCCTGGACATCGACACCGAGTTCCAGGCCGTGcggcagcaggagaaggaggacaTCAAAGTGCTCAACAACCAGTTCGTGACCCTGATCGAGAAG GtccagagcttggagcagcagAACAAGATCCTGACAaccaggtggaacttcctgaAGGACCAGGACAATTCCCACTCTGACTCGGACATCAAGGCCATCTATGAGCAGTACGTGAGCAAAATGAACCAGGAGATGAAGGCGCTCAACTATGAGCAGGAAAACCTGGAGTCGGAGCTGGCGAAGGTCCTGAGCACCATGGACACCTTCCGGAGCAA GTACGAGGATGAAATTCGCCTCTGCAGCGGGATGGAATTCACCTTCATGGAGCTCAAAAAG GATTTGGATGTGAGCACCTTGCACCGCACGGAGCTGGAGGTGAAGCTCAAagggctccaggagctgctggagctgaagaaAACCATCTACGAGCAG gagctggaggcgCTGCTGACAGAAATCAAGGACATTTCCGTGGTGCTGGGAATCGACAGCTGCTCCCGGCCGGACCTGGGCAGGATCGTGGAGGACGTCAGGGCCCAGTACGAGGCCCTGGCCCTGCGGAGCTGGGAGGAGGCCGAGGCCCTCACCCGGAGGAAG CTCACCGAcggcagctcccagtgcagctcctTCGGGGGGCACCTCCTGGACAGCCGGCGGGAAATCGCGGATCTGAACATCCGCATCCAGAAACTCCGCTCCTGCATCGTGTCCCAGAAGAGCCAG TGCCTGTACCTGGAGGAGCACATCCGCGAGGCGGGCGAGCAGGGCGAGGGGACCCTCAGGGACGCCAAGGCCAAggtggctgggctggaggaggccCTGCAGCGCAGCCGGGAGCACATGGCTCACCTGGTCCGGGAGTACCAGGAGCTCATGAACATCAAACTGGCCCTGGACGTGGAGATCCTCACCTACAGGAAGCTCGTGGAAGGGGAGGAGAACAG catgGAGCAGCCCATCCCCACCGTCATCAGCGCCGTCCGCTCCCGGCCGAAGCCTC TTTCTGCCAGCACCCTGCGGAACTCGCGGCTGTTTGCCCGGGGCTCGGGGGCCACGGAGCCGAGCGGGAGAGCCCAGGACGTGCCGGGGACTGCAGACCCCGGGACCCGGCCCAAGTGCAGCTCCGGGGCCCCCGGGGAATGCTCGTAG